The following proteins are encoded in a genomic region of Sorangiineae bacterium MSr12523:
- a CDS encoding carbohydrate ABC transporter permease, whose protein sequence is MKKAALWFGLVAAITFCAGPFVWQMITSIRPESELTSLGMPSTMTFESYTGAFHGRPFGQVIINSVLVAVITTVFCLAVGASAAFALAKLDFRGRKVLLFASLAVSMFPPIATVSPLYLIIRNVGLLDNLTSLIIPYTTFALPLTLWILTGFFEDIPDELYRAARVDGCTPFQAFVKVLLPLAAPGLATTAILVFIFSWNEFLYALTFISTPEKRTIPVAISLFAGEHKEPWGEIAAASVIATLPLIVVTMFFQRKIVAGLTAGAVKG, encoded by the coding sequence ATGAAGAAGGCAGCACTTTGGTTTGGCCTCGTTGCGGCCATCACGTTCTGCGCCGGTCCTTTCGTCTGGCAGATGATCACGTCGATTCGCCCCGAGAGCGAGTTGACGAGCCTGGGCATGCCCAGCACGATGACGTTCGAGAGCTACACGGGCGCCTTCCACGGAAGGCCGTTCGGGCAGGTCATCATCAACAGCGTTCTCGTGGCGGTCATCACCACGGTCTTTTGCCTCGCGGTGGGGGCCTCGGCGGCGTTCGCGCTGGCGAAGCTCGACTTTCGCGGGCGCAAGGTGCTGCTGTTCGCATCGCTGGCGGTCTCCATGTTTCCGCCGATTGCGACGGTCAGCCCGCTGTACCTCATCATCCGCAACGTCGGCTTGCTCGACAATCTGACGTCGCTCATCATCCCGTACACCACGTTCGCGTTGCCGCTCACGTTGTGGATCCTCACCGGCTTCTTCGAGGACATCCCCGACGAGCTTTACCGCGCGGCCCGCGTCGATGGGTGCACGCCATTCCAAGCTTTCGTCAAAGTGCTTTTGCCTCTGGCGGCGCCTGGATTGGCCACGACGGCCATTCTCGTCTTCATCTTTTCGTGGAACGAATTCCTCTACGCACTTACCTTCATCTCAACGCCGGAAAAGCGAACCATTCCGGTGGCGATTAGCCTCTTCGCGGGCGAACACAAAGAGCCTTGGGGTGAGATCGCGGCGGCATCCGTCATCGCGACGCTGCCGCTCATCGTCGTCACCATGTTCTTTCAACGCAAGATCGTCGCTGGTCTCACCGCTGGCGCGGTAAAGGGGTAA
- a CDS encoding ABC transporter ATP-binding protein, translated as MASVTLENLKKTYPGGVEVVKGIDVDIADGEFVTLVGPSGCGKSTTMNLIAGLEEATSGTIRIDGQVVNDWSPKDRDVAMVFQSYALYPHMDVRRNMAFPLEVAKLDPKTIESRVKETAERLGIDGLLNRKPKELSGGQRQRVALGRALVRKPKLCLFDEPLSNLDAALRNQMRAELKKLHEDLKATFIYVTHDQAEAMTLSDRVVVLHKGVVQQLAPPKEIYARPANVFVANFLGSPKINMVKAKTLRCEEAVRRLSGGRDVLVGIRPEDISVGTGTPPPDAPTGKVYVVEPMGAETWVMVEIGGERVTARGGAAYAGHSGDTAWLQFDPSRLTLFDAKTEKRIEHSS; from the coding sequence GTGGCATCCGTAACACTGGAAAATCTGAAAAAGACCTATCCGGGTGGCGTCGAAGTCGTCAAAGGCATCGACGTGGACATCGCCGACGGCGAATTCGTCACGTTGGTCGGGCCCTCGGGCTGCGGCAAATCGACGACCATGAACCTGATCGCCGGCCTCGAAGAGGCCACGTCGGGGACGATTCGCATCGACGGACAAGTGGTCAACGACTGGTCTCCGAAGGACCGGGACGTGGCCATGGTCTTCCAGAGCTACGCGCTCTATCCCCACATGGACGTGCGCCGCAACATGGCCTTTCCTCTCGAGGTGGCCAAGCTCGATCCGAAGACGATCGAATCGCGCGTGAAGGAGACCGCCGAGCGGCTCGGCATCGACGGTTTGCTGAATCGCAAACCGAAGGAGCTATCCGGCGGTCAGCGCCAACGTGTCGCATTGGGTCGTGCGCTCGTGCGCAAACCGAAGCTCTGCTTGTTCGACGAGCCGCTCAGCAACCTCGACGCAGCGCTCCGCAATCAAATGCGCGCCGAGCTGAAGAAGCTGCACGAGGACTTGAAGGCAACGTTCATCTACGTGACACACGATCAGGCCGAGGCCATGACGCTTTCCGATCGCGTGGTGGTGCTGCACAAAGGCGTGGTACAGCAGCTCGCGCCGCCGAAGGAAATCTACGCGCGGCCCGCGAACGTGTTCGTGGCGAACTTCCTCGGTTCACCGAAGATCAACATGGTGAAGGCGAAGACGCTGCGTTGCGAGGAGGCCGTGCGACGGCTTTCCGGCGGGCGCGACGTGCTGGTGGGCATTCGTCCCGAGGACATCTCCGTGGGCACCGGCACGCCGCCGCCCGATGCACCGACGGGGAAGGTGTACGTCGTGGAACCGATGGGTGCCGAGACGTGGGTGATGGTCGAAATCGGCGGCGAACGTGTCACGGCGCGCGGTGGCGCAGCGTACGCGGGTCACTCGGGTGACACGGCGTGGCTGCAGTTCGATCCGAGCCGCCTCACGCTCTTCGACGCGAAAACCGAAAAACGCATCGAGCACAGTTCGTAG
- the nudK gene encoding GDP-mannose pyrophosphatase NudK, protein MTEHPRVRIEKVEVLSDDWYVLKKTTFDYLRADGTWQRQSRETYDRGDGAVVLLYNRHKKTVVLIRQFRFPAFVNGLADGLLIEACAGLLDRDDPETCIKREAEEETGYRVEHVRKVFEVYMSPGSVTEKLYFFVAEYDAQSRVASGGGDISEAEDIEVLELGLDEALQRIDRGEIVDAKTIMLLQYAKLHRLVD, encoded by the coding sequence ATGACCGAACACCCGCGCGTGCGCATCGAGAAGGTCGAAGTTCTCTCCGACGACTGGTACGTCCTCAAGAAGACGACGTTCGATTACCTGCGTGCCGACGGCACCTGGCAACGCCAGAGCCGCGAAACCTACGACCGCGGCGACGGCGCCGTCGTTCTCCTCTACAACCGACACAAGAAGACGGTCGTGCTCATTCGGCAGTTCCGTTTTCCTGCATTCGTGAACGGCTTGGCCGATGGCCTGCTCATCGAAGCGTGCGCGGGCCTGCTCGATCGAGACGATCCCGAGACGTGCATCAAACGCGAGGCCGAGGAAGAAACCGGCTACCGCGTGGAGCACGTTCGCAAGGTCTTCGAGGTGTACATGAGCCCCGGCTCGGTCACCGAAAAGCTCTACTTCTTCGTAGCCGAGTACGACGCCCAAAGCCGCGTGGCGTCCGGCGGTGGTGATATCTCGGAGGCCGAAGACATCGAGGTCCTCGAACTCGGGCTGGACGAGGCCTTGCAGAGGATCGACCGCGGCGAGATCGTCGATGCCAAGACGATCATGCTGCTGCAATACGCCAAACTGCACCGACTCGTGGACTAG
- a CDS encoding ATP-binding cassette domain-containing protein, producing the protein MIRLDAISKQYAGQILFVDASLALFRGDKIGLIGPNGCGKSTIFRMILKHEEPDSGQVAVERGVTIGHFSQDVGEMKGTSVVGATLDGAGPISEVASKLRDLEHKLGDPEHADDMERLIEEFGEVQARFEELGGYALDARAREILAGLGFSQEVMDGDVGALSGGWKMRVALARILLMRPDAMLLDEPTNHLDIESILWLEQFLKDYEGGLILTSHDREFMNRIVTKIAEIDGGELTTFTGDYEFYVKQRAVLDAQAESQFERQKAMLAKEEAFIARFKARASHAAQVQSRVKKLEKIERIEPPRKRKKLSFRFNEAPRSGDDVANLNGVKKSYGSKTIYNGFDLLIRRGERWCVMGANGAGKSTLLKLVAGASTPDGGKVTIPPSVKLGYFAQHTMELLQPTDTVWDSLVSKFPHASIGSLRTLAGVFGFSGDDVEKPCRILSGGEKARLVLAQMLYDPPNFLVLDEPTNHLDIDTKEMLIDALSDYAGTMLFVSHDRHVLRAISNRVLELTPEGVHKYGGGYTEYVAQTGREAPGMRS; encoded by the coding sequence GTGATTCGCCTCGATGCCATTTCAAAGCAGTACGCCGGCCAGATCCTCTTCGTCGACGCCTCCCTCGCCCTTTTCCGGGGCGACAAAATCGGGCTGATTGGCCCGAACGGCTGCGGCAAGTCGACCATCTTCCGGATGATCCTCAAGCACGAGGAGCCGGATTCCGGCCAAGTGGCCGTGGAACGCGGCGTCACCATTGGTCACTTCAGCCAGGACGTCGGCGAGATGAAGGGGACCTCCGTGGTGGGGGCCACCCTCGACGGCGCCGGCCCCATTTCGGAGGTCGCGTCGAAGCTGCGCGATCTCGAACACAAGCTCGGCGATCCCGAACATGCCGACGACATGGAACGCCTCATCGAGGAATTCGGCGAGGTGCAGGCCCGCTTCGAGGAACTCGGTGGCTACGCCCTCGATGCGCGTGCGCGCGAGATCCTCGCAGGCCTCGGCTTCAGCCAAGAGGTGATGGACGGCGACGTGGGCGCCCTCTCCGGTGGGTGGAAGATGCGCGTGGCATTGGCCCGCATTCTCCTCATGCGGCCCGACGCGATGCTCCTCGACGAGCCGACGAACCACTTGGATATCGAATCCATTTTGTGGCTCGAGCAATTCCTCAAAGACTACGAGGGCGGCTTGATCCTCACGTCGCACGATCGCGAATTCATGAACCGCATCGTGACGAAGATTGCCGAAATCGATGGCGGTGAGCTCACCACGTTCACCGGCGACTACGAGTTTTACGTGAAGCAGCGCGCCGTGCTCGATGCGCAGGCGGAGAGCCAGTTCGAGCGGCAGAAGGCCATGCTGGCGAAAGAGGAGGCCTTCATCGCGCGCTTCAAGGCACGCGCGAGCCATGCGGCGCAGGTGCAGTCGCGCGTGAAGAAGTTGGAAAAGATCGAGCGCATCGAGCCGCCGCGAAAGCGCAAGAAGCTCTCCTTCCGTTTCAACGAGGCACCCCGCTCGGGCGACGACGTGGCGAATCTGAATGGCGTCAAAAAGTCGTACGGCAGCAAAACCATCTACAATGGTTTCGATCTCCTGATTCGGCGCGGCGAGCGCTGGTGCGTGATGGGTGCAAACGGCGCGGGCAAATCGACCTTGCTCAAGTTGGTGGCCGGTGCGTCGACGCCCGATGGGGGGAAAGTCACGATTCCGCCGAGTGTCAAACTCGGATACTTCGCCCAGCACACGATGGAGCTTCTGCAGCCGACGGACACGGTTTGGGATTCGCTCGTAAGCAAGTTTCCGCATGCGTCCATCGGGTCGCTGCGCACGCTGGCCGGTGTTTTCGGATTTTCGGGCGATGACGTGGAGAAGCCTTGCCGCATCCTCTCCGGTGGCGAGAAAGCGCGGCTCGTGCTCGCGCAAATGCTCTACGATCCGCCGAACTTCCTGGTGCTCGACGAGCCGACGAACCATCTCGACATCGATACGAAGGAGATGCTCATCGATGCACTGTCGGACTACGCCGGCACGATGCTCTTCGTCTCGCACGACCGCCACGTGCTGCGCGCCATCTCGAATCGCGTGCTCGAGCTGACGCCCGAAGGTGTGCACAAGTACGGTGGTGGATATACGGAATACGTCGCGCAAACGGGGCGCGAAGCGCCTGGCATGCGTTCGTAG
- a CDS encoding sugar ABC transporter permease has product MVLPAVVILVVVAFYPILATMWLSMHRMILVFHEETFVGLGNYGFLLSDPRFWSALSNTAYFAAVAVAIELVLGLGFALILNAAFPGRSLLRAAILVPWAIPTVVSAKLWAWLFNPEYGLVTHLLPGHDVNWLGMPGYAMHAAILVDVWKTTPFVALLLLAGLQTIPQDIYKAAQVDGAGTIRQFFSITLPLLRNTIVVTLIFRTLDASRVFDAVYVLTEGGPANTTETLSIYAYKTLMRVGDFGYGSTLSVVTFLCVMGISVAYLKVLGVERGKGAR; this is encoded by the coding sequence ATGGTGCTGCCGGCGGTCGTCATTCTGGTGGTCGTCGCGTTCTATCCAATCTTGGCCACGATGTGGCTGAGCATGCACCGGATGATCCTTGTCTTCCACGAGGAGACATTCGTCGGATTGGGCAATTACGGATTCCTCCTCAGCGATCCGCGCTTCTGGTCGGCGCTCAGCAACACCGCGTACTTCGCAGCGGTGGCCGTGGCCATTGAGCTGGTGCTCGGTCTCGGGTTCGCGCTGATCCTCAATGCGGCGTTCCCCGGACGCAGCCTTTTGCGCGCGGCCATCCTGGTGCCGTGGGCCATTCCCACCGTCGTTTCGGCGAAGCTTTGGGCGTGGCTCTTCAATCCGGAATACGGATTGGTCACGCACCTGCTGCCCGGCCATGACGTGAACTGGCTCGGTATGCCTGGATATGCGATGCACGCGGCCATTCTGGTCGACGTGTGGAAGACGACGCCGTTCGTCGCGCTTCTTTTGCTCGCCGGACTGCAGACGATTCCGCAGGACATCTACAAGGCGGCGCAGGTCGATGGTGCGGGCACGATTCGCCAGTTCTTCTCCATCACCTTGCCGCTCTTGCGCAACACCATCGTCGTCACCTTGATCTTCCGTACCTTGGATGCCTCGCGCGTGTTCGACGCGGTGTACGTCCTCACCGAGGGCGGGCCGGCGAACACCACGGAAACGTTGTCCATCTATGCGTACAAGACGCTGATGCGCGTGGGTGACTTCGGTTACGGCTCGACGCTGTCCGTCGTGACGTTCCTCTGCGTGATGGGGATCAGCGTTGCGTATCTCAAGGTTCTGGGCGTGGAGAGAGGGAAGGGCGCACGATGA
- a CDS encoding DeoR/GlpR family DNA-binding transcription regulator → MAAENRLDLTLRLVRNAGRISLTELTERLGVSAMTVRRDLDELQRQGLIRRVHGGAVSLAMPEEQSGFAARERWQVAIKRRIGAAAVERIQPGQTVLLDAGTTTAAMAGLLATKAPLTVAVLSLQAAERLADQPGIRLLVLGGESRPGERSLVGPLTLRMLEELWFDCFLMSIGAVHRELGWSEFSMEDATVKQHGLRRAARTIVIADGSKLGVRAFARVAPLDAVDTFVTDGPVGEGDSEETLAAIRKAGVEVVLA, encoded by the coding sequence GTGGCCGCTGAAAATCGCTTGGATCTCACGTTGCGTTTGGTGCGAAACGCGGGGCGCATTTCGCTCACGGAGCTCACGGAGCGGCTGGGCGTGTCGGCGATGACGGTGCGGCGGGATCTCGACGAGTTGCAGCGGCAAGGGCTCATTCGTCGGGTGCACGGGGGGGCTGTCTCGCTGGCCATGCCGGAAGAACAATCGGGCTTCGCTGCGCGCGAGCGTTGGCAGGTCGCCATCAAGCGTCGCATCGGCGCGGCGGCGGTCGAGCGCATTCAGCCCGGCCAGACCGTGCTGCTCGATGCGGGCACCACCACGGCGGCCATGGCCGGTTTGCTCGCGACCAAGGCGCCGCTCACGGTCGCCGTCCTCAGCTTGCAGGCGGCCGAGCGCCTCGCGGATCAACCGGGCATCCGTTTGCTGGTGTTGGGCGGTGAATCGCGGCCCGGCGAACGCAGCCTGGTGGGCCCGCTCACGTTGCGCATGCTCGAGGAGCTTTGGTTCGACTGCTTCCTCATGTCCATCGGCGCCGTGCACCGCGAGCTCGGCTGGTCCGAGTTCTCCATGGAGGATGCCACCGTGAAGCAGCACGGCCTTCGCCGCGCCGCCCGCACCATCGTGATCGCGGACGGGAGCAAACTCGGCGTGCGCGCCTTTGCGCGGGTCGCACCGCTCGATGCCGTCGATACGTTCGTCACCGACGGGCCCGTGGGCGAGGGTGACTCCGAAGAAACGCTCGCCGCGATCCGCAAGGCGGGGGTCGAGGTCGTTCTCGCTTAG
- a CDS encoding DUF5996 family protein, whose protein sequence is MQPQFEVRAPMGTLDRRPARASTWPALHIDRWRETYRTLHLYAQIVGKIKLALTPKTNQWWNVPFEVSTRGLRTGPMPQPGSNGERTFEMAFDFIRHEVDISDCDGRLRTLALVPALPVADFYRELNRILVGLGIEVAIRQTPCDIPMTTPFSRDAEHRTYLPDDAAALFQVLRRVASVLEIFRARFRGKCSPVQFFWGQFDLAVTRFNGWRIPSPSGSRVLRDRYDEESIAFGFWPGDAWGSSDERTLDAVFYSHTVPEPAGLTKYPVDVGGAYFDENRREFLLPYERVRSAPDPAHMILQFAEGTYDAGASLAGWNREELAYP, encoded by the coding sequence ATGCAACCCCAGTTCGAAGTTCGGGCGCCGATGGGAACGCTCGATCGCCGCCCCGCGCGCGCGAGCACGTGGCCGGCGTTGCACATCGATCGATGGCGCGAGACGTACCGCACGCTGCACCTTTATGCGCAGATCGTCGGGAAGATCAAACTCGCGCTGACGCCGAAGACGAACCAATGGTGGAACGTGCCCTTCGAGGTGAGCACGCGCGGGCTTCGCACGGGACCCATGCCGCAGCCTGGTTCGAACGGCGAGCGCACCTTCGAGATGGCGTTCGACTTCATTCGGCACGAAGTCGACATTTCGGATTGTGACGGGCGCCTGCGCACCTTGGCATTGGTACCGGCGTTGCCGGTCGCCGACTTCTACCGCGAGCTCAATCGCATTCTGGTGGGGCTCGGCATCGAGGTCGCGATCCGTCAAACGCCGTGCGACATTCCGATGACCACGCCGTTTTCGCGCGACGCAGAGCATCGCACGTACCTGCCCGACGACGCGGCGGCGCTCTTTCAGGTGCTGCGCCGCGTAGCCTCGGTGTTGGAGATCTTCCGCGCGCGATTCCGGGGAAAATGCAGCCCGGTGCAGTTCTTCTGGGGCCAATTCGATTTGGCGGTCACGCGCTTCAACGGCTGGCGCATTCCGTCGCCTTCGGGCTCGCGCGTCCTGCGCGACCGGTACGACGAGGAGAGCATTGCGTTCGGTTTCTGGCCGGGCGACGCGTGGGGCTCGAGCGATGAACGGACGCTCGACGCGGTGTTCTATTCGCATACCGTGCCGGAGCCTGCGGGGCTCACGAAATACCCCGTCGACGTGGGGGGCGCGTATTTCGACGAGAACCGCCGGGAGTTCCTTTTGCCCTACGAGCGTGTACGAAGCGCGCCCGATCCGGCGCACATGATCCTTCAATTTGCGGAAGGCACATATGACGCGGGGGCGTCGCTCGCGGGCTGGAACCGCGAGGAGCTCGCGTATCCCTAG
- a CDS encoding DUF4406 domain-containing protein, producing MSNEPLLILVAGPYRSGTNDDLRKLADNLEAMNRAALEVYRAGHMPVTGEALALPLCELAGSTCVGDAAFNEVFHPFARRLLAHCDAVLRIGGPSAGADDMVAQARREGKLVFTSIEQLPRHGEPL from the coding sequence ATGTCGAATGAACCGCTGTTGATCCTGGTCGCCGGCCCATACCGTTCCGGCACGAACGACGATCTTCGCAAGCTGGCCGACAACCTCGAGGCCATGAACCGCGCCGCGTTGGAGGTCTACCGCGCAGGCCACATGCCCGTCACCGGCGAGGCGCTTGCCCTACCATTGTGCGAGCTCGCCGGCTCCACGTGCGTGGGCGACGCCGCGTTCAACGAGGTGTTTCATCCCTTCGCGCGGCGCCTGCTGGCACATTGCGACGCGGTGCTTCGCATCGGCGGTCCCTCGGCCGGTGCCGATGACATGGTGGCGCAGGCCCGGCGTGAGGGAAAGCTCGTCTTCACGTCCATCGAGCAGCTGCCGCGTCACGGAGAACCGTTGTAA